A window from Gossypium raimondii isolate GPD5lz chromosome 7, ASM2569854v1, whole genome shotgun sequence encodes these proteins:
- the LOC105784644 gene encoding uncharacterized protein LOC105784644 has translation MKSGESVQDYLTRAAAVVNQMKSYGEQVTDQTTVEKVLQSLTQKFDHVVAAIEESKDLATYSFDELQGSLQSHEARLNRTNEEFDEKAFQVMGESSKQQGIKSLFKELDESYKVKVMTRRCKLRAKALWR, from the exons ATGAAAAGTGGAGAATCCGTGCAAGATTATCTTACAAGGGCAGCAGCGGTTGTCAATCAAATGAAGTCCTATGGGGAGCAAGTTACGGATCAAACTACTGTTGAAAAAGTGTTGCAGAGTTTGACTCAAAAGTTTGATCATGTCGTTGCAGCTATTGAGGAGTCTAAAGACTTAGCTACTTACTCATTTGATGAACTACAAGGATCTTTGCAGTCCCACGAAGCGAGATTGAACCGCACAAATGAAGAGTTTGACGAAAAGGCATTCCAAGTAATGGGGGAGTCTTCCAAGCAGCAAG GGATAAAATCTTTGTTCAAGGAGCTGGATGAGTCATACAAGGTGAAGGTGATGACAAGAAGATGCAAGTTGAGGGCAAAGGCACTATGGCGATAA